A region from the Cannabis sativa cultivar Pink pepper isolate KNU-18-1 chromosome 9, ASM2916894v1, whole genome shotgun sequence genome encodes:
- the LOC115721784 gene encoding CASP-like protein 1E1, with protein sequence MEKVESNSDRKEGEGLGLGFGFFVRIIAFALTISAAVIIGVDKQTKMVSITVVDSLPPITIPATAKWHYLSAFTYFVVANAIASSYALISLIFSFANHAKDKSGNLGFVIAIFDMMMVGLLFSSNGAAAAVGLIGLQGNSHVQWKKVCNVFDKFCHQGAAAVVLSFLGASAFLLLAMLTIKRLHRK encoded by the exons atggaGAAAGTAGAGAGTAATTCGGATAGGAAAGAAGGagaaggtttgggtttgggttttggtttTTTTGTAAGGATTATAGCTTTTGCACTTACAATATCAGCAGCTGTTATTATTGGAGTTGATAAACAGACCAAAATGGTTTCCATCACTGTTGTCGATTCTCTTCCACCAATCACCATTCCTGCTACTGCCAAGTGGCATTACTTATCTGCCTTTAC gTATTTTGTGGTAGCAAATGCCATAGCAAGTTCCTACGCGTTAATTTCTCTAATATTTTCATTCGCGAATCACGCAAAAGATAAGAGCGGTAACTTAGGTTTTGTTATCGCCATTTTTGATATGATGATGGTAGGATTGCTCTTCTCTAGTAATGGAGCCGCAGCAGCCGTTGGTTTGATTGGATTGCAAGGCAATTCACATGTGCAATGGAAGAAGGTTTGCAATGTTTTCGACAAATTTTGCCACCAAGGAGCCGCTGCAGTCGTCTTATCCTTCCTCGGCGCAAGCGCCTTTCTCTTGCTAGCAATGCTCACCATCAAACGCCTCCATCGCAAGTGA
- the LOC115723297 gene encoding basic helix-loop-helix protein A-like codes for MENEGKRKVKEEELTKDEKDEEEEISKLVLGIMEGYSDTVIPPLSHFKPSSLLESSAIVVAQQDSTSKKRARTKSIPERDRRMKMNESYDLLQSLVPGILPKASKDKVLHAATEYIKYLEEKKKILEKLKESSSSSSSSRSMAEKGKLILPCTSSSTRNLSVTVTLSGNIALFAIQSLKRQGLVTQIFMVFHKHLVEVLAGNVVVHHTQLTITVTAFVNGNGSNIVEEIKRDILML; via the exons atGGAAAATGAAGGAAAACGAAAAGTTAAAGAAGAAGAGCTGACTAAAGACGAGAAggacgaagaagaagaaataagtAAACTGGTTTTGGGTATAATGGAAGGTTATAGTGACACTGTCATTCCACCATTGTCACACTTTAAGCCGTCATCACTACTTGAATCCTCCGCCATTGTTGTTGCTCAACAGGATTCAACCTCCAAAAAGCGAGCTAGAACAAAATCAATTCCTGAAAGAGACAGAAGAATGAAGATGAATGAGAGCTATGATCTTCTTCAATCCTTGGTCCCGGGTATTCTTCCCAAG GCTTCAAAGGATAAGGTTCTTCATGCAGCAACTGAGTACATAAAATACcttgaagagaagaagaaaatcTTGGAAAAGCTCAAGgaatcctcttcttcttcttcctcctcaagaTCAATGGCAGAAAAAGGGAAGCTGATTTTGCCATGTACAAGTAGTAGTACCAGAAATTTATCTGTGACTGTTACATTATCTGGTAACATTGCCTTGTTTGCAATACAGAGCCTAAAACGACAGGGTTTAGTGACTCAAATTTTCATGGTATTCCATAAGCACTTGGTTGAAGTTTTGGCTGGAAATGTTGTAGTCCACCATACCCAATTGACTATTACTGTCACAGCTTTTGTGAATGGTAATGGAAGCAATATTGTAGAGGAGATTAAGAGAGACATTTTGATGTTATAG
- the LOC115723225 gene encoding uncharacterized protein LOC115723225, with translation MKSVLIARRLSRFFKSPIFLNSDRFIAPNVQISEALYTSLQWRNNISFCAHSPLFNGTHSEIEQCALSKRTLPRANFSSKASIVEGSPTEAVKELYDQIIQSVAVKRTMSPNAWLWSLIENCKNHDDVKLLFDALENLRRFRMSNLRIPDNFNSNLCREVTKTCARVGALDFGKRALRKHNVHGLTPSIGSAHQLLLYAKENNDAKLMVEIMELLEKNDLPLQPGTADIVFGICYNTDNWSLMTKYSKKFIKAGVKLRQTSFDVLMEFASKIGDVESLRIIEKSRSESMKNHTLSTGFSCAKGCLLEHKPEAAATIIQVLNQDLPEAKKSSIMVELQKLVTEWPVEVIKRQKEETKKELAASLQTDIPAMINALINMGLEASVNMEDLTGKEGIPS, from the exons ATGAAATCCGTGCTGATTGCTCGTAGACTCTCTAGGTTTTTCAAATCTCCGATTTTTCTCAACTCTGATCGCTTCATCGCTCCTAATGTTCAAATCTCCGAAGCTCTATACACTTCTCTTCAATGGCGGAACAACATCAGCTTCTGTGCTCATTCACCCTTATTCAATG GCACTCACTCAGAAATAGAACAATGTGCATTGTCTAAGAGGACGCTGCCACGAGCAAATTTTTCATCAAAAGCAAGTATTGTTGAAGGCAGTCCCACAG AGGCTGTGAAGGAGCTCTATGATCAAATTATCCAATCCGTGGCTGTTAAACGAACAATGTCTCCAAATGCTTGGTTATGGTCTTTGATAGAAAATTGTAAAAACCATGATGATGTCAAGCTTCTTTTTGATGCTTTGGAGAACCTCCGAAGATTT AGAATGTCGAATCTTAGAATTCCTGATAATTTTAATTCTAATCTCTGCCGAGAAGTTACCAAAACATGTGCACGTGTAGGGGCCCTTGACTTCG gTAAGAGAGCCTTGCGGAAGCATAATGTACATGGATTAACTCCTAGTATTGGATCTGCCCACCAGTTACTG TTGTATGCCAAGGAGAACAATGATGCTAAACTTATGGTCGAAATAATGGAACTTCTAGAGAAGAATGACTTACCATTACAACCTGGTACAGCAGATATTGTTTTCGG CATTTGTTACAACACTGATAATTGGTCATTGATGACCAAATATTCAAAAAAGTTTATCAAGGCAGGAGTCAAGCTACGACAAACCTCTTTTGATGTGTTGATGGAGTTTGCTTCTAAAATAG GAGATGTTGAATCACTACGGATAATTGAGAAGTCGAGATCTGAGTCTATGAAGAATCATACTCTTTCAACCGGATTTTCATGCGCTAAG GGGTGTCTTTTAGAACACAAGCCGGAGGCTGCTGCTACCATCATTCAAGTCCTAAACCAG GATCTACCAGAGGCAAAAAAGTCAAGTATCATGGTTGAACTACAAAAACTGGTAACTGAGTGGCCCGTGGAGGTTATCAAGCGCCAAAAGGAAGAGACCAAGAAG GAATTAGCTGCGTCTTTGCAAACTGATATTCCTGCCATGATCAATGCGCTCATTAACATGGGTTTAGAAGCTAGTGTAAACATGGAAGACCTCACTGGCAAAGAAGGTATTCCTAGTTAA
- the LOC115723541 gene encoding heavy metal-associated isoprenylated plant protein 19-like → MKCKYVQTFFFINYYVLHYIIITEYLLIHINVMIQKVVAEFSVSMYCNACERTVAKTISKFKGVEKYMTDMNKHRVVVTGKIDPQKVLKKLRKKTGKKVEIILKNDNNKSLLDCRLETPKEEEGNNNNNNLYFNNYHNNCNDTETLMMMFNDENPNACSLM, encoded by the exons atgaaatgtaAGTACGtacaaacatttttttttattaattattatgtattacattatataataataactgaATATCTTCTAATTCATATAAATGTAATGATTCAGAAAGTAGTTGCAGAATTCTCAGTCTCAATGTATTGTAATGCATGTGAAAGAACCGTTGCCAAAACTATCTCCAAATTTAAAG gtGTGGAGAAGTATATGACAGACATGAACAAGCACAGAGTAGTTGTGACAGGAAAAATTGACCCACAAAAAGTTTTGAAGAAATTGAGAAAGAAAACAGGGAAGAAAGTAGAGATTATTCTTAAAAACGACAATAATAAATCATTATTAGATTGTCGTTTGGAGACACCAAAAGAAGAAGagggtaataataataataataatttatattttaataattatcataATAATTGCAATGACACTGAAACGCTTATGATGATGTTCAACGACGAGAATCCAAATGCTTGTTCTCTAATGTAA